The proteins below are encoded in one region of Candidatus Planktophila lacus:
- a CDS encoding Mrp/NBP35 family ATP-binding protein has protein sequence MTNAAELLEQVNAALATVSDPELHRPLPELGMVESVEITQGVAKLKILLTISGCPMQDRLRGDITEAVSKLAGISTVEVQFGVMNEEQRNNVKKLLRGGREKFIPFAQPESLTRVIGVASGKGGVGKSSLTTNLAVAAARKGLRVGILDADVYGHSIPRLMGLMGQRPTAIDQMFIPLEAYGVKVVSMEMFKPERADAVAYRGPLLHRVLEQLLSDAYWGDLDLLLIDLPPGTGDLAISLGQLIPTSEIVVVTTPQIAAAEVAERAGRIAHQIHQRVVGVIENMSAFPCPHCSDEIALFGAGGGEETAARLSNLVGSDVPLLGKVPFSTELRTGGDEGTPIVIAAPDSPSAQAIYAIAEKLVVRSSSLLGVRLGLST, from the coding sequence ATGACTAACGCCGCTGAATTGCTAGAGCAAGTTAATGCTGCGCTAGCAACTGTCTCTGATCCTGAACTTCATCGCCCTCTTCCGGAACTTGGAATGGTTGAATCAGTAGAAATCACGCAAGGTGTGGCAAAACTTAAGATCCTCTTAACTATTTCGGGATGTCCAATGCAAGATAGGTTGCGCGGCGACATCACTGAAGCGGTATCTAAACTCGCTGGTATTTCAACTGTCGAAGTTCAATTCGGTGTCATGAATGAAGAACAGCGCAATAATGTAAAGAAGTTATTGCGCGGCGGCCGTGAGAAGTTCATCCCATTTGCACAGCCCGAATCACTTACTCGCGTCATCGGCGTTGCATCAGGAAAAGGTGGAGTAGGAAAATCCTCGCTCACCACTAACTTGGCGGTTGCTGCAGCGCGTAAAGGTTTACGTGTCGGAATCTTGGACGCAGATGTATATGGCCACTCAATTCCCAGGTTGATGGGTTTGATGGGGCAACGACCAACTGCTATCGACCAGATGTTTATTCCACTTGAGGCGTATGGCGTAAAAGTTGTCTCAATGGAAATGTTTAAGCCAGAGCGCGCTGATGCTGTGGCTTATCGCGGTCCGCTGCTTCACAGAGTCCTTGAGCAGTTGCTCTCTGATGCTTACTGGGGAGATTTAGATCTACTGTTGATTGATCTACCACCTGGAACTGGCGATTTAGCGATCTCGCTTGGTCAGTTGATTCCAACATCTGAAATTGTCGTTGTAACAACTCCACAAATCGCTGCTGCCGAGGTTGCAGAGCGCGCCGGTCGCATTGCTCACCAAATTCATCAGCGCGTGGTCGGTGTTATCGAAAACATGTCAGCATTTCCATGTCCACATTGCAGCGATGAAATTGCCTTATTTGGTGCAGGCGGCGGAGAAGAAACTGCGGCTCGTCTATCTAACTTAGTGGGCAGCGATGTTCCACTGCTTGGAAAAGTTCCATTTAGTACCGAGCTGCGCACTGGGGGAGATGAAGGAACACCGATCGTAATTGCCGCACCGGATTCTCCTAGTGCGCAAGCTATTTATGCGATCGCTGAAAAATTAGTTGTGCGAAGCAGTTCGCTACTTGGCGTCCGACTCGGGCTTAGCACGTAA
- a CDS encoding ParA family protein: protein MKVLSIANSAGGVGKTTLAHCLAVSFTEFGKKTLLIDLDPAGALTFRLGFENPRTSIADFLSGSKINDSNLVTTSERFDFIPADSRLVANFSVEALSNVLSKLPKSYDVVILDLPGSLSQPLSMALSVSQLVVVPVRNNLHSLRGYLQIKSISAGVEVKALAIGENTLIAPAELIDEPLLESTELEAAAATKLSILTHDKASESAESFRNVGYSILEKLGLE from the coding sequence ATGAAGGTTCTCTCAATAGCCAATTCTGCAGGTGGTGTCGGGAAAACAACTCTGGCGCACTGTCTCGCGGTCTCATTTACTGAATTTGGTAAGAAGACTTTGCTGATTGATCTAGATCCCGCTGGCGCACTGACTTTCCGACTGGGTTTTGAAAATCCGCGCACATCAATCGCAGATTTCTTGAGCGGAAGCAAGATAAATGATTCAAACTTGGTAACAACTTCAGAGAGATTTGATTTCATTCCTGCCGACTCACGACTCGTCGCTAATTTCTCGGTAGAAGCACTTTCCAATGTTCTATCTAAACTTCCCAAGAGCTATGACGTAGTTATCTTGGATCTACCAGGATCTTTATCTCAGCCTTTATCTATGGCGCTTTCCGTATCTCAACTCGTAGTTGTACCAGTAAGAAATAACCTGCACTCACTCAGAGGCTATTTACAGATCAAATCAATTTCGGCAGGAGTTGAAGTTAAGGCTCTAGCGATCGGTGAAAACACACTAATCGCTCCGGCAGAGCTAATTGATGAGCCGCTCCTTGAATCAACTGAGTTAGAGGCAGCTGCCGCAACCAAGCTTTCAATTTTGACTCATGACAAGGCGAGTGAAAGTGCAGAAAGCTTTAGAAACGTTGGCTACTCAATACTGGAAAAGTTAGGGCTAGAGTAG
- a CDS encoding TetR/AcrR family transcriptional regulator, with protein MTTVDLNSKGDKARLPRDERRAILLNAALEVFTAAGYHSAAMDEIADRANVSKPVLYQHFPSKLDLYLAVLDLHIDSLVYEIQKAISSTPDNAKRVHATVVAYFEFIENEGEAFRLLFESDMSVEPQVRERLNRMTYDCAAAVSAVISNDTGLPKDVAMLLGVGLIGYVQVAARHWLERDGKLTRQQAVELVENLMWRGISGFPLSGGN; from the coding sequence ATGACTACTGTTGATCTAAATTCAAAAGGCGACAAAGCCCGCTTGCCACGCGATGAGCGTCGTGCAATTCTCTTAAACGCGGCGCTAGAAGTATTCACTGCAGCTGGCTACCACTCCGCTGCAATGGATGAGATCGCAGATCGCGCCAATGTCAGCAAGCCGGTTCTTTATCAGCATTTTCCATCGAAATTAGATCTTTACTTAGCGGTTTTAGACCTTCACATTGACTCTCTGGTCTACGAAATTCAAAAGGCAATATCTTCAACTCCAGATAACGCAAAGCGTGTACATGCCACGGTGGTTGCCTACTTCGAATTTATCGAAAATGAGGGTGAAGCATTCCGCCTCTTGTTCGAAAGCGATATGAGCGTTGAACCACAAGTTCGTGAGCGTTTAAATCGCATGACCTACGATTGTGCAGCTGCAGTAAGCGCTGTAATTTCAAATGACACTGGACTTCCTAAAGATGTCGCAATGCTCCTTGGCGTAGGTTTAATTGGCTATGTTCAAGTAGCTGCTCGCCACTGGTTAGAACGTGACGGCAAATTAACTAGACAACAGGCCGTTGAACTCGTTGAGAATTTGATGTGGCGCGGAATTTCAGGGTTCCCGCTCTCTGGCGGTAATTAA
- a CDS encoding PHP domain-containing protein, whose protein sequence is MIDLHTHTTASDGTDSPFALVNKALSAGITVLGLTDHDTTSGWAEAVSAARKPISLALGAEISTLTEDGISVHMLGLLFDGENSQIQAMLSDARDTRIPRMKKMVELLRSDGFAITMEDVIAATPEGATLGRPHLADALVKNGVVKSRDEAFAELLTNDSKYYVTHATPTPEVAIRTIVAAGGVAVIAHPMASRRGDVISTSIFSDLVAAGLHGIEIDHRDHTSSERTELRQVAAELNLVITGASDYHGQGKLNSLGENLTDPAQWERLESLASQRRVVTP, encoded by the coding sequence ATGATCGATTTACATACCCACACCACCGCAAGCGATGGAACTGATTCTCCTTTTGCGCTAGTTAACAAAGCGCTTTCTGCTGGAATCACAGTTCTTGGATTGACCGATCACGATACAACTTCAGGTTGGGCAGAAGCGGTTTCAGCTGCAAGAAAACCAATTTCGCTGGCACTTGGTGCAGAAATTTCTACGCTAACCGAAGATGGAATTAGCGTTCATATGCTCGGTCTACTCTTCGATGGAGAAAATTCTCAGATCCAAGCGATGTTATCTGACGCCCGAGATACCCGTATTCCCAGAATGAAGAAGATGGTTGAACTACTACGTAGCGATGGATTCGCTATAACGATGGAAGATGTAATTGCAGCGACTCCAGAAGGTGCAACTCTAGGAAGACCACATTTAGCCGATGCGCTAGTCAAAAATGGCGTAGTTAAATCGCGAGATGAAGCCTTTGCAGAATTATTAACAAACGATTCAAAGTATTACGTAACCCATGCAACGCCAACACCAGAAGTGGCCATCCGCACAATCGTTGCAGCAGGGGGAGTTGCCGTAATAGCCCATCCCATGGCATCGCGGCGCGGAGATGTAATTTCTACTTCTATTTTTTCAGATTTAGTTGCGGCAGGATTGCACGGGATCGAGATCGATCATCGTGACCACACTTCAAGTGAGCGCACTGAGTTAAGGCAAGTTGCAGCTGAGTTGAATCTAGTAATTACTGGGGCAAGCGACTATCACGGCCAAGGAAAGTTAAATTCATTAGGCGAAAACCTAACTGATCCTGCACAATGGGAGCGGTTGGAATCTCTAGCAAGTCAACGAAGGGTAGTTACGCCATGA
- a CDS encoding DUF3107 family protein → MSTKKSDSGAATQVRISVANIATDLVFETNSSVAEVKSAVAAALAGGTALNLQDSRGHEIIVAGDKIGFVDIGVATDRRVGFGAL, encoded by the coding sequence ATGAGTACAAAGAAGAGTGATTCAGGCGCAGCAACCCAAGTGCGCATCTCCGTAGCAAACATTGCAACAGATCTTGTCTTTGAGACTAACTCCTCTGTTGCTGAGGTAAAGAGCGCTGTCGCTGCAGCACTGGCAGGCGGCACCGCCTTAAATCTCCAAGATTCACGTGGCCACGAGATCATCGTTGCTGGCGACAAGATCGGTTTCGTCGATATCGGCGTCGCAACAGATCGTCGCGTTGGTTTCGGCGCTCTCTAA
- a CDS encoding magnesium transporter MgtE N-terminal domain-containing protein has protein sequence MSVSQINRVFIARLAGTAVFDPNGDPVGKVRDAVATLRSNNQPPRILGLVVEVPLRRRVFVPITRVTSIESGAVVITGLVNMRRFESRAGELLVLGELLDRSINLIESGESVVVEDMGMEQTRTGDWFINRVHIMKKGSGLRRKGATSTVQWEEVTGFALPEHNQGVTNLLSTISNLRAADLAAVIQDLAPKRRVEVARALDDERLADVLQEMDEAERVALLAELEGERAADVLGEMDPDDAADLLREVGEEKAQVLIDLMEPEDAEDVLRLMTYEDYSAGGMMTTEPIVMSADYSVADALASVRAREVSPALASQVFVCRQPLETPTGRYIGMVHYQRLLREPPSTLLGSIVDTDTQGLNPNASLHEVSSYLASYNLLSVPVVDANERLLGAVTVDDVLDHLLPENWRLEHRDSTRGTGPKLNLSDVAGSEVSEEDLELDNQMEEEAR, from the coding sequence ATGAGCGTTAGCCAAATAAATCGAGTCTTTATCGCCCGTCTAGCGGGTACCGCAGTATTTGATCCAAATGGAGATCCAGTTGGCAAAGTTCGCGATGCAGTTGCAACTCTGCGCAGCAACAATCAGCCTCCCCGAATTCTCGGCCTAGTTGTCGAGGTTCCGTTACGTCGTCGTGTCTTTGTTCCGATTACCCGAGTTACTTCTATCGAATCTGGCGCAGTTGTCATCACCGGCTTAGTAAATATGCGTCGCTTTGAATCACGAGCTGGTGAGTTGCTGGTTCTTGGCGAACTACTCGATCGTTCAATTAATTTAATTGAAAGTGGCGAATCGGTTGTTGTTGAAGATATGGGCATGGAACAAACTCGCACTGGTGACTGGTTTATCAACCGAGTCCATATTATGAAGAAGGGCAGCGGCCTACGTCGCAAGGGCGCTACCTCAACTGTTCAATGGGAAGAAGTAACTGGTTTCGCCCTACCTGAACATAACCAAGGCGTCACTAACTTACTTTCAACGATAAGTAATTTGCGCGCTGCCGACCTTGCTGCCGTTATTCAAGATCTAGCGCCAAAGCGTCGTGTGGAAGTTGCGCGTGCACTCGATGACGAGCGACTTGCTGATGTGCTGCAAGAAATGGATGAGGCAGAACGCGTTGCTCTCTTAGCTGAACTTGAAGGTGAACGTGCTGCAGATGTCCTTGGTGAAATGGATCCAGATGATGCTGCAGATTTGTTGCGTGAGGTTGGTGAAGAAAAGGCGCAAGTTCTAATTGATTTGATGGAACCAGAAGATGCCGAAGATGTTCTGCGTCTTATGACTTACGAGGATTATTCAGCCGGCGGAATGATGACTACCGAGCCGATCGTGATGAGCGCTGATTATTCAGTTGCTGATGCGTTAGCAAGTGTCAGAGCCCGTGAAGTATCTCCGGCTCTGGCATCGCAAGTATTTGTCTGTCGCCAACCGCTAGAAACGCCAACTGGGCGATATATCGGAATGGTTCATTACCAGCGTTTATTACGCGAGCCGCCTTCAACTTTGCTCGGTTCTATCGTAGATACAGATACGCAAGGGTTAAATCCCAACGCATCTCTGCATGAGGTTTCGTCATACTTGGCTAGTTACAACTTGTTATCTGTGCCTGTTGTAGATGCAAATGAGCGTCTACTTGGCGCAGTTACTGTCGATGACGTGCTGGATCACTTGCTGCCTGAGAACTGGCGTCTAGAACATCGCGACTCAACCCGCGGAACTGGGCCAAAGTTAAATCTCTCTGATGTAGCAGGTTCAGAAGTGAGTGAAGAAGATCTTGAATTAGATAATCAGATGGAAGAGGAGGCGCGCTAA
- a CDS encoding DUF1003 domain-containing protein, which produces MARSTSPRNNGLDTPRESRRSIRPNYDPEVFGRLSERFARFLGTARFLVYMTVFVLSWVFWNALAPRDLRFDDYPFIFLTLILSLQASYAAPLILLAQNRQADRDRISLNEDRAQNARSVADTEYLTRELASLRITLGEVATRDFLRSELEDLVKELRAKPESDAK; this is translated from the coding sequence ATGGCACGTTCAACAAGCCCTCGCAATAACGGTCTCGACACTCCACGCGAATCACGTCGTTCCATACGTCCTAATTACGATCCAGAAGTTTTTGGCCGACTATCTGAGCGCTTTGCACGTTTTCTGGGAACGGCTCGCTTCTTGGTCTACATGACTGTCTTTGTACTTTCATGGGTCTTCTGGAATGCACTAGCGCCACGAGATCTGCGCTTTGATGACTATCCATTTATCTTTCTTACCTTGATCCTCTCGCTGCAAGCATCTTATGCCGCACCACTTATTTTGCTCGCGCAAAATCGTCAAGCAGACCGTGATCGAATTTCGCTAAATGAAGATCGGGCCCAGAACGCGCGCTCAGTTGCAGATACCGAATACTTAACGCGCGAACTAGCAAGTCTGCGTATAACACTTGGCGAAGTTGCTACTCGTGATTTCTTGCGAAGTGAACTTGAAGATTTAGTAAAAGAGTTACGTGCTAAGCCCGAGTCGGACGCCAAGTAG
- a CDS encoding DMT family transporter, with protein MSQPLSRDNHTQIPARPDLIRLGLGIIGIGTSGPLIAMSAMPVLTLIFWRNLGGSIMTAPFALRHRIDRTGAKWATFAGVVLALHFIGFFLAMRMTTVAAGTALVALQPIFAALFVKLTGGDIPSRAWMGMFVSFGGVLLISGVDLQISFRAFLGDLAAIISAALAAVYMLVGSKAQQTLETSTYTAICYFFCAITALPMALIAGNQIFNFEAREWWILLGLIFGAQFLGHTMFNSVLKRVSPAVVSLIVFFEVPVSAILAMWWMDQRPPLGVVPGIALILFGCALVVLRTRPTSPADKVATE; from the coding sequence ATGTCGCAGCCTTTATCTCGTGATAACCACACACAAATTCCTGCGCGTCCAGATTTAATTCGCTTAGGCCTCGGAATTATTGGCATCGGCACTTCAGGTCCATTGATTGCCATGAGCGCAATGCCAGTACTCACCTTGATCTTCTGGAGAAATCTAGGTGGATCGATAATGACTGCGCCATTTGCACTACGCCATCGCATCGATCGGACAGGTGCAAAATGGGCAACATTTGCAGGAGTCGTTCTTGCACTTCACTTCATCGGATTCTTTCTCGCTATGCGAATGACAACTGTTGCTGCAGGAACTGCCCTCGTTGCACTTCAACCAATATTTGCGGCGCTCTTTGTAAAGCTAACTGGTGGAGATATTCCATCACGCGCATGGATGGGAATGTTTGTTAGCTTCGGGGGAGTTCTCTTGATTTCCGGAGTCGACCTACAAATCTCATTTAGAGCATTTCTCGGTGACTTAGCAGCGATTATCTCTGCAGCGCTAGCGGCTGTTTATATGTTGGTTGGGTCAAAGGCCCAACAGACTTTAGAAACTTCAACATATACAGCGATCTGTTATTTCTTCTGCGCCATAACTGCGCTACCAATGGCGCTGATCGCCGGAAATCAAATTTTTAACTTTGAAGCGCGTGAATGGTGGATCCTGCTGGGACTAATATTTGGCGCACAGTTCCTTGGCCACACCATGTTTAACTCGGTGCTGAAGAGAGTTTCACCCGCTGTCGTTTCATTGATCGTATTCTTTGAAGTTCCAGTTAGCGCGATCCTTGCAATGTGGTGGATGGATCAACGTCCACCTCTCGGTGTAGTTCCAGGCATTGCACTAATTCTCTTCGGTTGCGCCCTTGTTGTTCTTCGTACGCGCCCCACAAGCCCTGCAGATAAAGTAGCGACTGAATAA
- a CDS encoding oxygenase MpaB family protein, with the protein MTTQILEDPRGLFSPETMAWKIHSDPAMAVGGIRALLQQALHPIAMDGVAKNSNFREDAWGRLQRTGDYVSTITFGERSQSQALAARVRKIHTSLGLDDPHLLLWVHMSMVDSFLDIARRSGMAISDLQADQYVSEMVLFAELVGVPTADVPANMAEMQRYFQNIAPELRASDDAKRAALFLTIPPMPSAVRFATPAAPAWASLALLAASSLPQWARKLYGTPQIPGQKLITDISLKAVRSTFGVIPEVLLAPPIYKQALVRWNSVAA; encoded by the coding sequence ATGACAACGCAAATACTTGAAGATCCCCGCGGACTCTTCTCACCCGAAACAATGGCCTGGAAGATTCATTCAGATCCCGCGATGGCAGTCGGTGGAATCCGAGCCCTTCTACAGCAAGCACTTCATCCGATTGCCATGGATGGCGTGGCAAAGAATTCAAACTTTCGCGAAGATGCGTGGGGCCGCTTACAACGCACCGGTGACTATGTTTCAACGATTACCTTTGGTGAGAGAAGTCAGTCACAAGCCCTTGCTGCACGGGTGCGAAAAATTCATACTTCTCTTGGTTTAGATGATCCTCATCTGCTTCTCTGGGTGCATATGTCGATGGTCGATTCATTCCTTGATATCGCTCGTCGCTCGGGTATGGCGATTAGCGATCTGCAGGCTGATCAATATGTATCTGAGATGGTTTTATTCGCAGAGTTAGTTGGAGTTCCAACTGCCGATGTTCCAGCAAATATGGCAGAGATGCAGCGCTACTTTCAGAATATTGCTCCAGAACTGCGCGCATCTGATGATGCAAAGAGAGCAGCGCTATTTCTAACCATTCCACCAATGCCAAGCGCAGTTAGATTTGCCACCCCTGCAGCTCCTGCCTGGGCTTCGCTTGCACTTCTTGCGGCAAGTTCTCTTCCGCAATGGGCGCGCAAGCTTTATGGAACTCCGCAGATACCTGGTCAGAAATTGATTACCGATATTTCACTTAAGGCAGTTCGTTCAACCTTCGGAGTAATTCCTGAAGTTTTGCTCGCGCCACCCATATACAAGCAAGCGTTAGTTCGCTGGAATTCTGTGGCCGCATAA
- a CDS encoding sec-independent translocase, with translation MFFDFGAGEIFGLGVLAVILVGPERLPQLAVDAAKLIKKVRAMANSATSELRENLGPGFEDLSPSDLRPKAFIKKHISNALDEVDAAEKAPKFNAKIDPDLL, from the coding sequence ATGTTCTTCGATTTTGGCGCCGGTGAGATATTTGGTTTGGGCGTTCTTGCTGTGATTTTGGTAGGACCAGAACGTCTTCCACAGTTAGCAGTAGATGCGGCAAAGCTGATTAAGAAAGTTAGAGCCATGGCAAATAGCGCCACCAGCGAACTGCGCGAAAATCTTGGACCAGGCTTTGAAGATCTTTCACCTTCAGATTTACGTCCCAAGGCTTTCATCAAAAAACATATTTCAAACGCGCTAGATGAAGTAGATGCGGCTGAGAAAGCCCCAAAGTTCAACGCCAAGATTGACCCAGACCTGCTATGA
- a CDS encoding MarC family protein yields MNIAEVSTLTFSIQAFVTLLVILDPPGATPIFLGLVADKSKRERIQLAWQAALVSLIVIAFFSIFGRFILEYMNVSIEALQAAGGLLLLYVALELLTGRDLGETDGKDKNIALVPLGTPLLAGPGAIVATMIFVQQIETPAQSLGLIAAVVAVHVVIAISLMASTTILGIIKDSGVTLLARIAGLLLAAIAVQMLVDAIKAFTAQ; encoded by the coding sequence ATGAATATTGCTGAAGTCAGCACCTTAACTTTCTCTATTCAAGCATTCGTTACTCTCTTGGTGATTTTAGATCCGCCAGGTGCCACCCCAATTTTTCTTGGCTTAGTTGCTGATAAGAGCAAGCGCGAGCGAATTCAGCTGGCATGGCAAGCAGCGCTGGTTTCCTTAATTGTTATCGCCTTCTTCTCAATCTTTGGACGTTTCATTCTCGAATACATGAACGTTTCCATCGAAGCTCTGCAAGCCGCTGGTGGTTTATTGCTTCTTTATGTCGCGTTAGAACTTCTCACCGGCAGAGATCTAGGTGAGACCGATGGTAAAGATAAGAACATTGCCCTTGTACCTCTAGGTACGCCGTTATTAGCTGGCCCTGGGGCGATCGTTGCAACGATGATTTTCGTCCAACAAATCGAGACTCCTGCGCAAAGCCTCGGCTTAATTGCAGCAGTAGTTGCAGTACACGTTGTGATTGCTATTTCACTTATGGCTTCGACAACAATCCTCGGAATCATTAAAGATTCTGGAGTCACTTTGTTAGCGCGCATCGCCGGCTTGCTACTCGCTGCTATTGCAGTGCAGATGTTGGTTGATGCGATCAAAGCCTTCACCGCGCAGTAG
- a CDS encoding S1C family serine protease, whose translation MTSPQIGGPNTGPWWVPASRNGKANFITRANAILLAFVAGLVGAIFGASSSGSLFGQSINLSRVTNSVERAPGSVADLAQRVIPSVVSIEASSKDGGSTGTGFVIESNGYILTNNHVIAEAATNNGDIDVTLNNGQKYVAKIIGRDASYDLAVIKIATTGLTALQLGDSDKVAVGDSVIAIGSPLGLSGTVTLGIISAKDRAVTAGETGSDNSFINALQTDAAINPGNSGGPLIDSTGAVIGVNSAIATLGSSFGSQSGSIGLGFAIPINQARKTADQLIKNGKATYPVLGVSIDMKFEGDGARIAANDKAILPGGPAAKAGLKAGDLITKFDGRTINTSEELIVAIRSKSVGDKVQLTYIRNDVTATTTVTLTAGK comes from the coding sequence ATGACTTCTCCGCAAATTGGTGGACCAAACACAGGACCTTGGTGGGTGCCGGCTTCTCGAAACGGTAAAGCTAATTTCATTACCCGTGCCAATGCCATCTTGCTCGCCTTTGTTGCAGGTCTTGTCGGTGCAATTTTTGGCGCATCATCATCAGGTTCCCTATTTGGTCAATCAATAAACCTTTCACGCGTCACAAATTCTGTGGAACGCGCACCTGGATCAGTAGCCGACCTGGCGCAGCGCGTAATTCCTTCAGTTGTTTCAATTGAAGCCAGTTCAAAAGATGGTGGCTCAACGGGAACAGGATTTGTCATCGAAAGCAATGGATACATCCTCACCAACAACCACGTGATTGCTGAAGCGGCAACCAATAACGGTGATATTGATGTGACTCTTAATAATGGCCAGAAATACGTTGCCAAAATTATCGGAAGAGATGCCTCCTACGATTTAGCGGTAATAAAGATTGCAACAACTGGTTTAACTGCCCTTCAATTAGGGGATAGCGACAAAGTCGCAGTTGGAGATTCAGTGATCGCAATCGGCTCACCGCTTGGACTTTCTGGAACAGTCACACTCGGAATTATCAGTGCAAAAGATCGCGCGGTAACTGCTGGTGAAACCGGAAGTGATAATTCATTTATTAACGCACTTCAAACAGATGCGGCAATTAATCCTGGAAACTCAGGTGGCCCACTAATTGACTCAACTGGTGCGGTAATTGGAGTTAACTCCGCAATTGCAACTCTTGGTTCATCATTTGGTTCGCAATCTGGATCTATCGGCCTTGGTTTTGCAATCCCGATCAATCAAGCGCGCAAGACTGCAGATCAGTTGATTAAGAACGGCAAGGCAACCTACCCAGTACTCGGCGTATCAATAGATATGAAATTTGAAGGTGATGGCGCACGAATTGCCGCTAACGATAAGGCGATCTTGCCAGGTGGCCCAGCAGCTAAGGCCGGTCTCAAAGCAGGAGATCTAATTACCAAATTTGATGGCCGAACAATCAACACCTCGGAAGAGTTGATTGTGGCTATTCGCTCCAAGAGCGTCGGCGATAAAGTACAACTTACTTACATCCGAAACGATGTAACTGCCACCACAACCGTGACTCTCACCGCGGGCAAATAG
- a CDS encoding DEAD/DEAH box helicase, whose product MSITFADLPLRPETQAALAEHGFKSPFPIQEMVLPIALGDGDVIGQAKTGTGKTLAFGIPLIERVIAPLDKEWDALVAKGLPQVLVVVPTRELCVQVTKDIEELTGNRGIRTLAVYGGRAFEPQIEALEKGIEIVVGTPGRLLDLYRQGQLKLKEVSRVVLDEADEMLDLGFLPDVEKIFTSTPNRAQTMLFSATMPGDIIALARRFMNQPIHIRTQDNEDEGAVVSRIKQYVLRAHALDKIEMLARILQADGRGPTIVFCRTKRTCQKTSDDLAERGFRAASIHGDLGQSAREKALNDFKAGKSDVLVATDVAARGIDIDGITHVINYQCPEDEKTYVHRIGRTARAGADGISVTFVDWDDLARWKMIDTALTLGLGEPEETYSSSEHLYEMLNIPAGSSGRMVKSKPVSEAPRKEPAKSSPTKVKMAKEKSEDRTARVRTRTKKFTS is encoded by the coding sequence GTGTCTATAACTTTTGCCGATCTCCCGCTGCGTCCTGAGACTCAAGCGGCTCTTGCTGAACATGGTTTCAAATCGCCCTTTCCAATTCAAGAGATGGTTCTACCAATCGCACTCGGCGATGGTGATGTAATCGGTCAAGCAAAGACTGGCACTGGCAAGACGTTGGCTTTTGGTATTCCCCTTATCGAACGAGTAATCGCACCGCTGGATAAAGAGTGGGATGCACTTGTTGCAAAGGGGCTGCCCCAGGTTCTTGTTGTTGTTCCAACGCGCGAACTTTGTGTGCAAGTAACAAAAGATATTGAAGAGTTAACCGGTAACCGCGGAATCCGCACCTTAGCTGTTTACGGTGGACGTGCCTTTGAACCACAAATCGAAGCGCTCGAAAAAGGCATTGAGATAGTTGTAGGTACACCAGGCAGACTCTTAGATCTCTATCGCCAAGGACAATTAAAGCTAAAGGAAGTTTCTCGCGTTGTTCTAGATGAAGCAGATGAGATGCTCGATCTAGGATTTCTTCCGGATGTAGAAAAGATCTTCACGAGCACTCCAAACCGCGCACAAACCATGCTTTTTTCAGCAACAATGCCTGGAGATATCATCGCTTTGGCGCGTAGGTTCATGAACCAACCAATTCATATTCGCACTCAAGATAATGAAGATGAGGGCGCGGTTGTCTCTCGCATCAAGCAATATGTTCTACGCGCACATGCCCTAGATAAGATCGAGATGTTGGCGCGAATTCTGCAAGCCGATGGCCGCGGACCAACCATCGTTTTCTGCCGTACTAAGCGCACCTGCCAGAAGACATCTGATGATTTAGCAGAACGTGGCTTCCGCGCTGCTTCAATTCATGGCGATCTTGGACAGAGCGCGCGCGAGAAAGCCCTTAACGACTTTAAGGCCGGTAAATCTGATGTTTTAGTTGCAACAGATGTAGCCGCTCGCGGAATCGACATTGATGGAATAACTCACGTAATTAACTATCAATGCCCGGAAGATGAAAAAACTTACGTGCACCGTATCGGCCGCACTGCTCGTGCTGGTGCAGATGGAATCTCCGTAACTTTTGTTGACTGGGATGATTTAGCGCGCTGGAAGATGATTGATACTGCGCTAACTCTGGGCCTAGGTGAACCTGAAGAGACGTACTCATCATCAGAGCACCTATATGAAATGTTAAATATCCCAGCAGGTTCTAGCGGTCGAATGGTTAAATCTAAGCCAGTAAGTGAAGCTCCAAGAAAAGAGCCAGCAAAGTCCTCTCCAACTAAAGTGAAGATGGCAAAAGAGAAGAGCGAAGACCGTACCGCTCGGGTACGAACCCGCACCAAGAAATTTACTTCTTAA